In Silene latifolia isolate original U9 population chromosome X, ASM4854445v1, whole genome shotgun sequence, the following proteins share a genomic window:
- the LOC141623741 gene encoding uncharacterized protein LOC141623741 isoform X8 has translation MGRAYMSYTLEYKLYNCILRHINHPPGCYLQGENMVSFRSQFSEEQAAMDAKFQMFCGSLYMKSQELAQAYEVPTTHWMYLSTYSSLVLELSV, from the exons ATGGGTAGAGCATACATGTCATACACACTTGAGTACAAGTTGTACAACTGCATTTTGAGGCATATCAATCATCCTCCTGGGTGCTATTTACAGGG GGAGAACATGGTGAGCTTTAGGTCCCAATTTTCGGAGGAGCAAGCAGCTATGGACGCTAAATTTCAAATGTTTTGTGGATCACTGTACATGAAA TCTCAGGAATTGGCTCAAGCTTATGAAGTTCCCACAACCCATTGGATGTATTTGAGCACCTATTCAAGCCTGGTTTTGGAG
- the LOC141623741 gene encoding uncharacterized protein LOC141623741 isoform X6, whose protein sequence is MGRAYMSYTLEYKLYNCILRHINHPPGCYLQGENMVSFRSQFSEEQAAMDAKFQMFCGSLYMKSQELAQAYEVPTTHWMYLSTYSSLVLEFRTLFGRFV, encoded by the exons ATGGGTAGAGCATACATGTCATACACACTTGAGTACAAGTTGTACAACTGCATTTTGAGGCATATCAATCATCCTCCTGGGTGCTATTTACAGGG GGAGAACATGGTGAGCTTTAGGTCCCAATTTTCGGAGGAGCAAGCAGCTATGGACGCTAAATTTCAAATGTTTTGTGGATCACTGTACATGAAA TCTCAGGAATTGGCTCAAGCTTATGAAGTTCCCACAACCCATTGGATGTATTTGAGCACCTATTCAAGCCTGGTTTTGGAG
- the LOC141623741 gene encoding uncharacterized protein LOC141623741 isoform X7 — protein MGRAYMSYTLEYKLYNCILRHINHPPGCYLQGENMVSFRSQFSEEQAAMDAKFQMFCGSLYMKSQELAQAYEVPTTHWMYLSTYSSLVLERIREHM, from the exons ATGGGTAGAGCATACATGTCATACACACTTGAGTACAAGTTGTACAACTGCATTTTGAGGCATATCAATCATCCTCCTGGGTGCTATTTACAGGG GGAGAACATGGTGAGCTTTAGGTCCCAATTTTCGGAGGAGCAAGCAGCTATGGACGCTAAATTTCAAATGTTTTGTGGATCACTGTACATGAAA TCTCAGGAATTGGCTCAAGCTTATGAAGTTCCCACAACCCATTGGATGTATTTGAGCACCTATTCAAGCCTGGTTTTGGAG